The sequence GTCCAGTAGTCAGATTGCTGGGATATGCTTTACTCATATTGCTTTCTCGGTGCTGCGTGCTTTCTATTCGCAGCTTACACTGAGAGAGCTTTTTTACCGACTAGCTGACTTTTCAAACATCCTCTAAGATCCCGGTTCAAGCTGGTGATTGCTCCAAGATAGCCTCGACTCCTTGCAATCTCGTAGGCTTCCCCCCTAGACAACCGCCGATCGCCCAATTCCTCCCCTTCAGATTGCTCTGCAACAGGCTTATTTTTGCTGTGGCGTTTGTTTCCTTGGGCTTTTGGCTGATGCTCTAGTATTGTCAGGGTTTCAAGCTTTCCCCTTAATTCCTCAACTTCCTGCCTAATGGGGGCTAATGCCTTCTCTATTTGGGAATTTATGTTGCTGGGTGTGGCGATCGGCTCTACGTCTAGACGCTCGTCTATACCACTGAGGTATTGGTCAATGAACTGTTTTAATAAGCTACTAGCGCTGGTATGCTGTTTTGCCGCTACGTCAACGAACTCTGACCAGCGATCGCCATTTATTTTGAAAGTAGCTAGTTTATGAGACATGAAAGTGGTATATACAGGGTATAGCCTAGTCTATACTCAATTTTTCGAGATCGGTTAAACTGTAGTGTAATATCGCAATTTTCTGAACACCCGCCTGCACCCCGCAAGCGGGTGTTTTACTAAACCCAACAATGCTTGACGAACTCGAACTGCAAATACTGAACACAACGCTACGGGCGATCGCGGATTCTAGCGACCCGACAGACCTAGAGTTATTCCAACTGCTCACAGCCGATCAAAAAGCTCAACTTTGGGCGGTGGTTCCAGTCGAGCTCCGCCGAAGCATTCACCAGTTGAAAGGGCGATCGGCATGAGCCTGGTGACTTTCAAGATTTTCGATTCACCTTAAAGGAGAATTTATGGTTCTAACTTTGCCAACTTACAACCCCACGATGGTCGTTAGCGACATCGCTCCTGGCGGCTTCGACCATCCAGCGGGAAAGGGTCTGATTCAATTCAATATCCGCATCCTCACCAGCAGAAATGAGGTCGTTATTGATTTCGGGGAATTCGAGGATCTGATCTCGTGGCGTAACACCATCAGCGTAGAAGGTGCATCAGGTTCATTTACCTTCAGAATGCGAGTAAGCCTGTGCAATGAAGAACTGCTTAAAAAAATCCATCCTGGCTTGGTTGTTGAGGCTTACTGCGCTCGTAACGATGATTCACTCAGGGGTGTAATTCGTGATCCGTCAGTCATCCGAAGCACGATCGCTGATGCAGTTCCAGGGAGGGTAATTAGAACCCCTGAAGATGGCGAAACATCGGTACAGGTTTACGATCCAACAACTGAACCGATATTCCCAACTAACCCAGACCCCGTAGAGGACGCTTATTTAGATAAAGCACCCTATCTGCTGCTGCGAGGGATTATCACCGATTACGGGCGATCAAGCGGTGATGGAGCTAGCTTCCTATTTGTCACAGGTGAAAGCTACGGCAAGCTGTACAAAGATGCTTTTGTCCTCACTGATCTTCATGCTCCCAGCCCGTTTACACAAGCCTTGGAAGTTCGCAAAGAAACTCAAATTGAGGACGGTGCAGCAATCATTTACTACCGATTGTTGCGTGACTGGGTAGAGCATTTCTGGGAAGAAGAAACAGGATGGGAAGCTCGAACCCGACCGATTCCCTATCCTCCTAACTACGTAGCGCGTATCAATAATGAGGGTTCTGTCTGGTCAAATCTTCAGTTCCTAAGTGTGGAAGGATTTTTTCACATGTTCGTAGACCACACTGGGGCGATCGTCTGGGAAAAGCTACCTTACTCAGGCAAAGATAGAGCGCTGATACCTGGGCGGGAATGGGAAGATTTGCCCATGTTGGCGATACCAAGCTGGAAGATCTTGAACTGGAGCGATCGCCTCTCAGAGCAGGGTGTGACCAATTACCTCCGCTGCTGCGCCACTCAACAAGCAAGCTCTGGCGGGCAGGAGCAGGCGGCAGAGGCGGGTTTTATTTACAACATGGGCAGTATTCGACAATATGGTGGGCCTAACAAGAGAGAGTTCTATTTCCCGATTGGCATTCAGGATATTGATAACTGGTACACATCCCCACCTAGAAGGGCGCAACAGGCGCAGAACAACACATTCTTAGACTACTGCGCGATCGAAGCTATCTATTGGTACGATCGCCCCATTCAACGAGTCGGTGTAACAGTGCGCGGTGAGGCAGCATGGCGGATTCATACTCGTGTCAACCTTAAAGAAGATTGGCATTGTCCTGATGCAGTTCCCGGTGAGTATTATGTGGTGTCAGTCACCCATCAGCTTGATATTGAGACTGGAGCATGGAGCTCTGACTTGGAGTTGTTGCGCGATCGCCGTCAGCGTTATCTCGGCATTGGCGTAGGTGCAACCCAGCAGATCGGGAACCTACTTCCGCCGTTGTCTGCGGGCGTGCAGGTCAACTCATTGGATTGGAGAATCGGAGACACGGTGACCAATAACGGCTTTAATTTTGTTTTTCCCGACGATCCAGATATTGAGGTAGACAACCAAGCAGAGCTATACCCTGATGAATACTGGTTTTACGATCGCACATCTAATAAAATCATCAACATCGGTGGTGATGCCCTGGCGTGGGCTAATGAAAACATCGCTCCTAAATTAGGGCAGAATGATCAAGCAATTACCATTCCTAACTCAACCTTGATCACGACTTATCCACCCGTCACAGAGGCGATCGCCCCTTATGGCGTGGTCGATTTAGGGAAAGAAGTATTTGGCGCAAATAATATTTATCAGTTCGCTATTGACCAGGCAGGCAACAGGTTTGTTAACGTTCCGGCTCCAGCATCGGGGCGGGTGGTGCGATCGGAATTCTTACAAGGCTTGGGTAACACGGTAGAGATTCAAGGCGCGGATGCCTTGAATTTTCAGTTGTCGTTACTAGATACGATTGCTGTTCGACCAGGGCAGCAGGTGAACCAAGGGCAAACGATCGGAACTCAGGGCGATAATTTGCGGTTACAGATTCTACAAAATGGCATCCCTGCTGATTCGAGCATTTCGGATACTCTAGCGGCTGACTATCTCAACTTTTTGCGCGGGAATTGATGCCCAGTCATTTGCAATAATTTTCAACGGTTTTTGATTTCTTAGGTTCTGCCCTAAAAAATGATGCTTAAGATTGGCGATCGCGTCACCACTACCAGCGGCAAAACAGGCGTGATCATTCCTTCAGAATGGCTGATGCCCGTTCATCACTTGGTGCATCTCGATGGCGGCTCAAAGCGGTGGATGCTGCGGAAAATTCTTCGACCTAAACAAATAATTAAAGCAACGGCATGACTCCCATTACTTTTAAGTTGTCTGGGGGGATTGTCCCCAAAGCGCGGGCGCGGGTAACTCGTCATGGGACGTTCATGCCGAAAAATTACCAGAATTGGAAGACAGCGGCGATCGTAGATTTTCGGCTTCAGTATGCGGCTCTGGGGCAGGTTGAGGCTTTAGAAGGGGTGAGCGTTGATATCCTTTTGTCAGGTAAGCATTCTCGCCGTGGCGACTTAGACAATATTAGTGGGGCAGTTTTGGATGCCTTGGTTCAGGGTGGCATCCTGCGTAATGACAATTTAATCTGTGTGCTGGCGCTTAGTATCCGGCTGGATTATGGCAAGGCTGAGCCAATAACTCAAATCAACATTGCTCCCATTCTCTGTACTACTGGCACTGGCTGAAACTCTCTAAAATAGAAGCATCACAAGCATTATCACGATCGCACAGGCACCCAATGGCACACAAACTTGATGAAGTCACACTTGCTAAGGTCAAAAAATCTTACGTTAATAATGAAGGCACATTGAGTCAATTAGCCCAACGGTTCGGGATAGGCGAACGGACTCTAAAGCGCTATTCATCTCAACAGAACTGGGAAGGTTTGAGGCTGGCGCGGGGAACTGTCGTTAGTGCTTCAGTGCGCGATCGCGTCTCGGCGGCTCCGGCTGAGTTCGATCCTGCTGAGCTATTGAGGACGGCGATCTTAGATTTGGCGGCATCTCTGCCAGAGTGCCAAGTCAAAAGTAAGGAAAGTGGCGCGGCTGCGATGTCGAGGTTGATAGAGTCCTGGCATCGGTTGAACCCACTAAGTATGAGCGAATTGGCTGATTTGGCGATCGCCACTCCCGGTTTTTCCCCAAAACAGTTTGCCGCTATACTCAGGCAACGATTGGAGCAGGACACCGCGGGTTAATTCGTCACTTGTAAAAACAACAAGTGAGGGTATTGAAGAACCCACCACGTAAAAACCATTCCCTACAAGCTTCTCAAGCGATTTAGAACTGTTTTCCCACCACTACCGAGATTACGTCAAATCGCTTGAATGCCCACCCTGAGCGCATTTATCCAACCGGAGAAGCAAACCGATCGCCCCCAATGTATCTCCACTGGGTTTCTTGCTCAAGCCATTTTTGAACGGGAATGTGATTCCAATCAGCCTGAAAAGCTGC is a genomic window of Timaviella obliquedivisa GSE-PSE-MK23-08B containing:
- a CDS encoding M23 family metallopeptidase — translated: MVLTLPTYNPTMVVSDIAPGGFDHPAGKGLIQFNIRILTSRNEVVIDFGEFEDLISWRNTISVEGASGSFTFRMRVSLCNEELLKKIHPGLVVEAYCARNDDSLRGVIRDPSVIRSTIADAVPGRVIRTPEDGETSVQVYDPTTEPIFPTNPDPVEDAYLDKAPYLLLRGIITDYGRSSGDGASFLFVTGESYGKLYKDAFVLTDLHAPSPFTQALEVRKETQIEDGAAIIYYRLLRDWVEHFWEEETGWEARTRPIPYPPNYVARINNEGSVWSNLQFLSVEGFFHMFVDHTGAIVWEKLPYSGKDRALIPGREWEDLPMLAIPSWKILNWSDRLSEQGVTNYLRCCATQQASSGGQEQAAEAGFIYNMGSIRQYGGPNKREFYFPIGIQDIDNWYTSPPRRAQQAQNNTFLDYCAIEAIYWYDRPIQRVGVTVRGEAAWRIHTRVNLKEDWHCPDAVPGEYYVVSVTHQLDIETGAWSSDLELLRDRRQRYLGIGVGATQQIGNLLPPLSAGVQVNSLDWRIGDTVTNNGFNFVFPDDPDIEVDNQAELYPDEYWFYDRTSNKIINIGGDALAWANENIAPKLGQNDQAITIPNSTLITTYPPVTEAIAPYGVVDLGKEVFGANNIYQFAIDQAGNRFVNVPAPASGRVVRSEFLQGLGNTVEIQGADALNFQLSLLDTIAVRPGQQVNQGQTIGTQGDNLRLQILQNGIPADSSISDTLAADYLNFLRGN
- a CDS encoding RusA family crossover junction endodeoxyribonuclease, translated to MTPITFKLSGGIVPKARARVTRHGTFMPKNYQNWKTAAIVDFRLQYAALGQVEALEGVSVDILLSGKHSRRGDLDNISGAVLDALVQGGILRNDNLICVLALSIRLDYGKAEPITQINIAPILCTTGTG